A single genomic interval of Salmo trutta chromosome 13, fSalTru1.1, whole genome shotgun sequence harbors:
- the LOC115206318 gene encoding ribosomal RNA-processing protein 8 encodes MFAEEDEWNDDPEAKALTKTVISSFKLSDSTNITTKCVGKKKSLLRTLQTLGSVPNWSKSNGAPREAGSDSETEAILTPHTKRKKKRSKRGCKKVAASGEETDKDSGDLCAEETAVPEAKKPIKAKKPIKAGFKKVKNTESIMGGSKQGKAATDAEIERLNRKQWKNKMKNKKKCKNKYKIKNGENTTPPKNTKAETTVQKDTEDGPKTASGVNRETVVVQTQRHTKKNKQQKESERKTQKRKKVPEGKETTFNETASTPGTETVQNNKNLSEKKTKGSIQEKAVPLGKGLKTEEEKPQVVVNEEQQTEPSGSKRRKRDESKGQDRRREKLRRMLHGQSLEKKDQPTEQEEETRTTEEVKEAPADRSAALRSRMEQRLESARFRYINEVLYTTSSGEAKRMFRQDPQAFSIYHRGFTAQVQRWPANPVDAIISYIRHKPASLVVADFGCGDCKIALSLKNKVHSFDLAPICDCVTVCDMANVPLKDGAVDIAVFCLSLMGTNLVDFLVEANRVLVMGGILKIAEVASRFENVRNFMGALSSLGFKLVTKDTENSHFYSFEFEKIAEAPERVKKAGGLELRPCLYKKR; translated from the exons ATGTTCGCTGAGGAGGATGAGTGGAACGATGACCCAGAAGCCAAAGCTCTGACCAAGACGGTCATCAGCAGTTTCAAACTGTCTGACAGCACCAATATCACG ACAAAATGTGTTGGGAAGAAGAAGAGTTTGTTACGGACCCTCCAAACACTGGGGTCAGTGCCAAACTGGAGCAAGAGCAATGGTGCCCCTCGGGAAGCAGGCAGTGACAGCGAAACAGAGGCCATACTGACACCACACACCAAGAGGAAGAAGAAAAGAAGCAAAAGAGGATGCAAGAAAGTAGCTGCTTCAGGAGAAGAGACCGATAAGGACAGTGGAGATTTGTGTGCCGAGGAGACTGCAGTGCCTGAAGCTAAGAAGCCAATAAAAGCAAAGAAACCAATAAAAGCAG GGTTCAAAAAGGTAAAGAATACAGAGTCCATTATGGGTGGTAGTAAACAAGGAAAAGCTGCAACAGATGCTGAGATTGAGAGATTAAACCGAAAGCAATGGAAAAACAAGATGAAGAACAAGaagaaatgtaaaaacaaatacaaaataaaaaatggagagaataccacccccccaaaaaacacaaaaGCAGAGACCACTGTGCAAAAGGATACAGAAGATGGGCCAAAAACAGCTTCTGGTGTGAACAGGGAAACAGTGGTTGTCCAGACACAACGCCatacaaagaaaaacaaacaacAGAAAGAGAGTGAGCGTAAaacacagaaaaggaaaaaggtcCCAGAGGGAAAAGAGACGACTTTCAATGAGACTGCTTCCACTCCAGGCACAGAAACAGTCCAAAACAATAAGAACTTGTCAGAGAAAAAGACAAAGGGGAGCATTCAAGAAAAAGCAGTTCCACTAGGTAAAGGGTtaaagacagaagaggagaaacCTCAGGTGGTGGTTAACGAGGAGCAGCAAACGGAGCCGTCCGGCAGTAAGAGGAGGAAACGGGACGAGAGCAAAGGGCAGGACCGGCGGAGAGAAAAGCTCAGGAGAATGCTCCATGGCCAGAGCCTGGAAAAGAAAGATCAACCtacagagcaggaggaggagacacGCACCACAGAGGAGGTGAAAGAGGCTCCTGCAGACCGCTCGGCTGCTCTGAGGTCCCGCATGGAGCAGCGTTTGGAGTCAGCGCGGTTCCGCTATATTAACGAGGTTCTGTACACCACGTCTAGTGGGGAGGCAAAACGCATGTTCAGACAGGACCCCCAGGCTTTTAGCATCTACCACAGGGGCTTTACGGCACAGGTCCAGCGCTGGCCAGCTAATCCTGTCGACGCCATCATCTCCTACATACGCCACAA GCCTGCCTCTCTGGTAGTGGCAGATTTTGGCTGTGGCGACTGCAAAATTGCTCTTAGCTTGAAGAACAAAGTCCACAGTTTTGACTTGGCACCTATCTGTGACTGTGTAACTGTCTGCGACATGGCTAAT GTACCACTCAAGGATGGTGCTGTGGACATAGctgtattctgtctctctcttatggGGACTAACCTTGTGGATTTTCTAGTTGAGGCTAACCGTGTGCTGGTGATGGG GGGTATCCTGAAAATTGCAGAGGTGGCAAGTAGATTTGAGAATGTGAGGAACTTCATGGGTGCTTTGTCCAGCCTGGGATTCAAGTTGGTCACAAAG GACACAGAGAATAGCCACTTTTACTCCTTTGAGTTTGAAAAGATTGCAGAAGCTCCAGAGAGGGTAAAGAAGGCAGGAGGACTGGAGCTGAGGCCTTGTTTGTACAAGAAACGATGA